The sequence below is a genomic window from Monodelphis domestica isolate mMonDom1 chromosome 2, mMonDom1.pri, whole genome shotgun sequence.
CAAAGGTCAGGAGTACCAACGAGAAGAGAATCGGATTGGGCAGACGTCTGGTcctagaggcagaaggaaaaTCTTCCTGAAAGCCTGGGGACGACCAAAGTTCTGCATTCCTAGAGGGGTCCCAAGCGCTGCTGGCAGGACAGTCCTGTTAAGGGAGGGTAAGTGCTTGGAATTTATCTTGTCCTTACCTGAGGGGCTGCCAAGGCCAGGATCCAGGCCCAACAGgcagaaatggagggagggaaacgGGGCTAGAACCCAACTCCACCTAGCTCCATCAGAACAGGGCAAGGTTTCCCTGGCAGGAGGGAAGTCTCCACCCTTCCCAAGGAGAATGAGTTCATACTCAGACAAATAGACTCAGTCTTATAGGCTGAAGTAAATGGATTAAACACAAAAAAGTGAAACCCAAACCAGTCaatcaatatgtatttattaagtccctaggCTTTAGGGGAGCCAGGATTAATGACAGAGTCTTCGCCCTGAAGGGGCCTCCATTCTGGTAACACACCAGGATGGGAGAGGAACCCACTTGCCACCTTCCCCCCCAAACAATAAGAAAAGTTCTAATCTGGAGAAATGGAGCCCATGGCCAGAAACCGCTGTGGTCCGGGTCCCTAAGCCAGGACAGGGAGGAGGCCTTGCCCCTCCTCTGCTGCCACATCTTCAGTAGGGACTGAAGCCCTGTTGGGTGGGGGAGGAGTTCTTCCATTTCCTCTCACCAGTCACCCCCTTGGACAAGACACCTCCATCTCTCCCAGGCCCATGAGGGGCCCGTACTGGAAATCCACTGGGACATTTTGCAGGGGGCTCCGGTGAGCTGCTAAGTGAGCCGACGCAGCCTGCAGAAGTACATGGGTCCAAAGTTGGCCCACAAGACAGGGAGAACCAGCTCCCCCAAGGGGCAGGACGGGAAGAAGGAGAAGGTGTCCTGAAAGAGATGCCTGAAGGAGCTCAGCTCTTCCACCTGGACGTCAATCTGGTACTGATTGGCCAGTATGTCGATGGCCCCGCCGACCACATACTCGTTCTGCAGGTGGGAGAGGGTGCAGGTGGAATAGACAGCCACCCCTCCGGGCTTGGTGGCCAGGAGGCCAGCCCTGAaagcagagagggaaaggaagaaggcacGGATGAATGGTTGGTCCTGGCAGGGAGTCTTCACTAAGCCACTGAGCCCAGGAAGTTCTCCTAGACTGATTCAAGACCTGGGGAGAGCTGTGGCATCACCCGAACCCACTGCAGTCTCTCACTGACCCTGGCCAGAGTAGAGAGAGCTCGCTGCTGGCTAAGTGCCTGGGGTGGAGGCAGGGGCACAGTCTGTGGGCAGAGGTTGTCAGGAGGGCCCCATCTGTGGCCTTGGTCACTCCTTATATCAATCAACTTTCAGCTGAGGCCTTCCCCCCTGCCCCCATCTCTTGGCCACCAGCCCCAATGGGACCTTGTCACCTCTGGCCTAGACTCTACTGTGCAGCTTCCTAACTAATCTATTCCAggatcttcctcctttttttaaccttagaatcagtactgggtattggtccCAAGCCAGAGAGTGgccataggggttaagtgacttgcctaaggtcacatagctaggacatatctgaggccaaacttgaactcaggacctcctgattctaggcccaggtCTGGCTCTGTATCTACCGAGCCACGAAGCTGCCCCACCTCCTTTACTCTTTATGCTGCTTCCAAAGTAATCCAGCTAAGGCCCGTGTAGCCACGTCCCCCCTGCTCAGAAATGTGCACTGACTCCCAACTGCCTATTGGATAAAAGATAAAATCAGCTCAGCATTCAAAGGCCCTGCAATCTGGCTCCATCTCACCAAGGCACGTTCTACCCCTTCAGGGCAATGTGTGGGCAGGAGGCAGGGAGCCCTGCACCCTTGTGTCCAAAGTGCAAAGGGCACTAAGGGGGAATCTTGGATTCTTTGTCCTGTCTCCAGGAAGAGGAAGGAGCAGGGCTGCCCAATTGCAGGCTCTGACCCAGCCTATAGGCCGGCCTCCTCACACGCCCCATTGTTGGCGGCAGAGAAATCAAGTTTGTACAGCCCTTTTTCATGATTAAAGGTCATGGAAACCTGGTTTGTTTCAGGCCTGTCTGGGTCCAGGGAGCCCCTGAGAACCCAGCTGGGGCCTGAGGAGTATGAAGAACCCAATCTCCAGACAGGATTCTTTCTTTCCAGTTTGCCCTGCCCAAGTCCTTGGTCTGGAACCAACAACCACACTGACCACAGCTTCAAAGAGGACCAAGTCTGACAGTGTGAGCACTCCAGGGGCCTCGCTGCTGGGCTCCTGCTGTCTTCCTCTGGGATCCCGAGTCCGTCTGCTGCTTCCTGCTCACACTGAGGTGGCTCCTTGACCACTACAAAGAAGCCTCAGggttccccccccacacacacacttacaccaGGAGCTGCACCTGCAGCATGGGCATCATCTGGCGTTCCACCTTCCGTGAGCGCTTGAAGATGTTGTTGTCTTCCTCCAGGACAGAGTGACGGTCGGTGGTGCAGGGCACATCCACCAGCACCTGTTCacgggggaggaaaggaaggcctcAGAGAGCAACAGGCCCACCTGCCTCCCAAGCGTGGCCACCCCCAACAAGGGGTGATCACAAAAAAAGgcagaggcaggtaggtggctcacagagtgaccctgggcaagtcatttcacctgtttgccttagtttcctcatctgtaaaatggggataatcacagTAAGGCTCCTCAAtatttctttcctgatttccctctcttcctccttccttattctttccctctttcctccctccctcccttaaatgctaatcaaaacaagatggcaaaagatggaaatagtcaGTGTTGCAGGAATGTGTGAAGACGAGCCCACTGACTCCTTTGTGGTGGAACTCTGATTTGGTACAGTCACTCTAGAAAATGATTTGGAATCATGCAAAGAAAATGGCCTGAGAACCTGCTGCCAAGCATCTATCAGAAGGAGGTCAGGGACaaaagagaggaacagagagcatttttacagtgctttaaggtttggaaagtgctttatatacattatcttatttgatcctaggAGGTTAGTGCAgttattatcccccattttatCGATAGAcagcaaatgacttgcccagggtcacctacctAGCaagagtctgagactggatttgaactcagatctctctgattccaagtctactgTCCTAGCCACTTTCTACCTATGTGCCTGTCAGttagatatgtatatatccaATTCCATTTAACTCACCAGgcttttattaagtgtttagtATGTACAGAGCCTttgctcctctccccttcccttcctttcttctcagtgCAATAAATGATCACCCCACATAGACACCTGTCACAGACAAATAAATGACTAGAGCACAGAACACTGTGGGGCCAGGCAAAGGTTCCAGGTCATTCTGCAGGGCCCCTGACTCTGCATTCCCACATCACTCACCCGGTCATATGTGCTCCTCTCCAGGTCTCCCCACTTCCTGCCATCCTGGGACGTGACCCGCACCTGGCTCACATCCTGGGGTACATAACTGTGTAGAACCTGCTTCAGCCTCCTGGTTCGAGAGGTAGAGATGTCATTAGCTGCCAGGTGGcctggggaaggagagggaaaagaagggaaccTGGTGAGAAGAAGCTGGCCAGGCAGGGCCTCCCTCAGCCCAGAGCCTGCTGCTCAGACTCTGCAGGGAGACCTCTGCTTTCAGGGAGGGCCTGCTGCACTCCGAGACAGCTCTAATAGGTAAAGAAATTCCTCCCAATGTCAAGCCTAATGTGCCTGTCCCCTCCATTCCCCCTTACCTCTGCTCTCACTTCTActttctggggccaagcagaacaaggctaACCCTCCTTTCCCATGAAACCCTGAGGCTCCTCTCCCCTTGTTTATTCAAACACGCAAAGGCACGGACTCTTCCCCAGCACTCCAGGCATGGCTGGCCAGAACCCTGTGTCCCTGCCAGCCCCCATCCATCACACAACTCTACAAACAAGGGTGCCCACATGTGGGAGTCCAAGCCCTGCAGAGGCAATGCCTGTGTCCTGAAGGAAGGAGCCACAGACATCCTGAATCCTCTTTTCCACCAAGTGTGGAAAAAGGAAGGTGGTCAGGAGGCCCTGCGATGGCTGACTAAGTGGGAAGGAAGAATCTGattctctctctgggcctcaatttcctccactgtaaaatgaagtaTATGGATAAAATTATCACAACAACTGACAAGCTTTAAGGTCtggaaagtgctttacaaacatgaCTTCCTTTGAGCCTCATGATCACTACATAAGGCCTCTAATCCCTATATCACAAAGGAGTAAACTGAGGTTCTTTAGGGCTGTCTAGTAAATGCTGTGGCAAAATTTGcccccaggtcttcttgactccattcaGAGGTCTTTCTCCTGCATGGGGCTGCCTCTGGTCATCTCTGAGGCTCCAGGCAGCTCTAAAAACCTCTGATCCCATCACCTACGATGTCCTTCTGAGTCTCCTGACCCCCAGGGAACATCTACCTTTTCCCTGCTTTGGGGACAGTCCATTTAAtctgaagccagaaaaagaaaatgagtcacaGGAAGAGAGAACAAGGAAGGAAGCCACCTGCTCCCCACATTCCCCACTGTGACCCTGACATTCCTGAGGCAAGTGTGGAACAAAGAGAACTCCACCTGCCTGTGTCTTTACTTACGGCAGCAGCCGGTCAGGAGCAGTGCCAGAGTTTTCCCACCAGGCCCAGCACACAGGTCAAGAACGGTGTCACCAGGCTGCACCCCTAGAGCCAAGACAGGCAGCAAGGAGGAAGCATCCATGAGGTAGTAGTCGAGGAGGCCCAGGCTGCTTACCCTGGAAGATAAGAGCCGAGGGGCTTCAAGGGTGGGAACACCCAGAGAAGGCCAAAACCCACAGCCACCGGCTCTGCTCAGGGGAAAACTACTCTTTGGACATAGGCAGTGTGCTGGCCTTGCTCGATTAAACACACAGGGTCCTGTCAATGGGCAGTGGCCTGAGATAGGGTGAAGACAGCTGGGCTTCCCCACCCCAGAGGCAGAGACAAACAGAATAGGCAGTCTGTGATGGGCAGAAAATTCTCTCTGCTGCAGAGGGATTTCCATTCAGGGACAGTCTAGACACACCCTAGGGTCACCTAAGACTTGTAAGTTAAGTTCTTTGGGCCAAGGCTGACAGCTATGCCTGGCTTCTACAGATGGACACCTAAGGACAGCAGGACATATCAAGTCTAGAATTGAAGGCTCCCTTCCTGCTTTGAGGGCCAGAAAGCACACATCTTCTGTGTCTTAGGATTAAAGAGAGCCTGTGTATTGCATGCTGACTTTAAGTGCTGATCTCTGGAGCAGGGACCACCAAACTTGGAACCTGGACACTGCCAAGAAGCTCAAGAGACCTCAGAATGGGCCACAAATGTCTCAAACCCAAACCACCCTCAACTGACACAGAGATAAAGGCTCAGATAAGCACATATCATTTTCAGAGGATGCCAGGCCTCTCTTGACTGATTCTTAATTAAGTTTTTCCACTGCAAAAATCTAAGGTCAAAACTTCAATGGGCAGGAGGCCTTTTCAGCCTGGAAGCCTTCCCAAACATCCTTCATGAAGAAAACATCCCAAGACACTCCAATTCCTAAAGCAGCTCTCAACCATACCTTTCTCTCTAGATGTGAGCCCAACACTTTGGCCACCATGTGTCCTGAGGCACACACCCCAAGCCAATATCCATGGCCCTTTCAGGTATGTATAATTCTGATTCTTCAGAGCCCAAAGGAGCCTTCAATCAAGAGCCACATGGTAAGGGGCTAAGAAGGCATGGCGTCCTTGGTGAAAATGGCCTAGGAGTCTACTAAATGCAGCTCTCCCTCCTATTCTGTTTAGTTCTAGGCTGCACCCTTCAGTGGCATCTGCCCAGGTCTATGGCCAGCTCCTGGGACTGCTCACCTGCCTGTCCAGACAACATGCACGGTTGATCCTCTTTGGTCAGGCGAGAAGCTCCAAGGCTGAACTCTTTCACAGTTATGAATCTCACTGAGGAGACTGCAAAGTTCTAGGCTTTGGTGCTATCAGTATGTCATTCCCTCAACAGGAGCATCTGGGGGACCCTACCCTCCACAGGTTGAGATCTTGCCTCCACTGATAATCCACTCTGGGTCTTCTCTATCCTAGCAGCAAATGATTATGACAAGCATCTATCTGCCTGCTTTGACCCCAATGTGACATTAATGCGAAGATTTCTGGATTAAGTCAACTCAATTGTTAAATATGTCCCAGGACTTAAAGCAGCATTTTATTGCAGAGGACCAAAAGCTTATTCGCATTCCACAAGCATCCCAGTTCCACTCTTGGCTCTTCAGTGCTGTGGGGAGTGAAGGAATGCTCAATCTGTTGGTCATGAATGACAAGCACCAGGGACACAAAcagaagacagtccctgccctcaagaagcttccattctaatggggagatgCCTCCTGGGAAAGGTTTTAGCTGCAAAGCAGATGAGAAGGCCTGATATTCCCTAGGGTGGAATAGTAAGACAGATggcaatatgtcttcttttctgTTATTTTCCCTGATAAAATTCTCTCCATTTCTGATGCCAAGTCATCTGGCAGAGCCCAGACTGGAACATTCTAttctgggtcttcagtagctGTGGCTGCAGGCCCTGCATGAGCAATCCCCAGGAGAATGGCTGGGGGCACTGGGCTGGAAGCGTGGCCCCTCCCTAGGCCCTCAGACCTTGAGCTGTTCCCACTCAGGTCAAAGAGGAGGTGATGGCCTGACCTGCCTAGCCCATGCTACCTCTTGTTTCTTCCTCAGGGAGCCTTGTTGCTTCAGTCAAGctaatgatcatctgtgaatgcctgcctgtctgcctcaCACTTGTAGGACACCCGTTGGAACCTTAAAAGGTTCTGAGAGACTAAAATAGTCTGGCAGGTTAGTTATGATGTGTTGTACTTGGAATCTTCTGAGCATCTTCAGGAACCCTGGTGGGTCCTCAGGGGTACAGCCTCAGGCTCCACACAAACAGGACCAGTGCTTGGGGAAGGTGGGGGATGTGGAGCCTTAAGCTGAGAATGTGGAGAACACATCTCAGACCTGGTCTCCCAAAGGAGCTCAGGGCAGTGGCAAGAACAAAGGATTATTAAGCATCAGAGGACTGACTTTGAATGCCAGCTCTGCCACTGCCTACCTATGGGGCCTTAAGCAAGTCATTCCCTGTCTGGGCCTCAGGTTTCTAAACAAAAAACCAAGGGGCTGAATCAAATGGTggctgagatctcttccagctgaGTCCCACACCCCAATAATGTCCTCTCCGTTGCTTTTGTGGGCAGTAACACAGGTCACATTCTGTTTTTCAgcattttcctctctttcagaACCCTTGGGAATTAACCCAGTAGTGGAACTCTCTCTTCTGGGCTCTGGTGCTGCCCCAGTTCTCAGCATCTATTTGGCACCCTTTTCCCTCCATGACAGCACATAGTGAGGGGTGAGGGATTAGGGGGACATTAGAGGTTACAAGGCACCTTCCCTCTCCCAGActtagtttcctaaactgtaaatggaggcaaagaatacctccctccccatcccagagCTGCCTCGCTGTTGTCTTCCCCAGCTCAGCACACCTGACAAACATCCTACCTGGCTGGATGGAAGCGGCTGATATCCCCTCTGGTAAACGTGTAGCAGTGCAGATTAGGGCTGTAGGGCCAGGGGGCTCTTGGGGAGGGGAGTGTCTCAAGCTCTGGAGGAAGGGCTGGAGTACTGGGGTCTTCAGGGAAGGCCTTCTCCTGAACTCTTCTCTGTGCCTCCAAAACAAAATCTTTGGCCTTGAGCTGTTCTAACTCATAGGCTGTTTTGTCCCAAGTGGAGAAATTATTGACAAGGGCTCCATACTTCTGCTCTGAGAGGAGGCTGACCCGGATGGAAGGCCACAAGTCTCCAAATTGTACCTTGTAGTTCATGTCAAAATTCTGTAGGGCCAGCCGGGTAGAAGAGAACTTTGGCTCTGTGGAGGCCTGCAAGTGTGAGAGAGAGTCTGATGTGGAAGAGTTTGGAAATAAAACCCTGGGTCTGGGACAGGTACTCTTGTTAGGAATGACAGACTCCAATAATTAGCTTAAAAgcaaaagagagatttattaaattgaatgtaAGATGAATGGCCAGGAGACAAGTACAAGAGTAGACACTACCTCCCAAAAAGAGATGGGTTTTGGACTTCTTACACCCTTTAGTCAACAAAGGTTACATGATCAGAGATGAGATGGGCTAATGTTCCTAAGTAATCAAAAGTAGGTTGATGTTTGCCACCTGACCAGGGATGGCGTAATGTTTTGTGTCTTGAAGACATAAAGGGTGACCAGACTAGTTGAGGGGACAATTAGATGTCTTAGATGTAACCTAAAGCTTATCAGAGTAGAACTGGGAAGTGTATATCTGTGTTCATCACAAAATCTAGGGGAGAAACCAAGGGGAATGTTTCTCTCAGGGTTCTTTCCTTATCGTGAATTCTGGTGCTCAGGGTCACCTTTTCCTTAGCACCAtaagaatgcaaggaaggaatTTCCTGTGTCCCTTTTGACCTAGAAAAGTTCTGGAGTTTGGGATGTCCAGAGGAACCCTTGGGTCCCATGCCAAGTCCTCAAGTTCTTCCTGCAGGTCTCCTGGGGTTCTCTGGGTCTTTCTTATTATGTTCACCTCACAATTTCCATACATATCAATCACATACTGTTGGATTTTGCTGTTTCTGCTAAATCCTAATCCCCATAAGTGAAGCAAATTGAGAAATTTAAATTCATCTCAACCAGCATTTTTGACTCCTCAATAAAGCATAATTGTAGAAATACCCAGGTTATGTGATCTTAGCCAAAAACCTCTTGGTGGTCCAAGACAGTAGGAGTCAAAGAAGGTGCTAAGCCACAGTGCGAGTTCCTCAGACCCATGAGAACCCAGGTCCAGCTCTTAGCCTTGAGCTCCTATACCCTTACTTTGCCATGGGCCCAGCTCTCATTCTTCAGAttccctctccccatctttcCTGGGGGTAACCCCCTTTGTGCCCTATGCCCTAATTAAGAGGTAGGCTCCTAGACAGCAGGGACTATTGGTTTACTTCTAACTGTATCACTACCACACACATAGGGCTAATAGAAAGTCATTTCCTTAACTTAAACTAGTCTTTGTCCTCCAGATCAGGAAGCAAAGCTGTTCTAGATGGGGAGATGCCCACTAGGAAAGGTTTCAGCTCCTTTACATCAGATTCACTCTGTAGGTAGTAAGGGAAAGAATGAATGGTAGATCGGGCTTGATGGGCATCACAGGTCCTTGTGTTTACCTGGCTGTGCCTGCTGTCAGTCACTAGGCATGGATAAAGCACCCACGGTGTGCCAGGCTCGTACAAGAAAGGCCAGTGTTCACCCATGCCATGGAGAAGCTCCCAGACTAACAGGGAGAAAATGTTATGGCCCTAGGCTCAGCCACGACACCCTAGggggtgagagagggagggactgggccttggaggaagccaggggaggaggcagagatgagaaggggggTGCACTCCAAGCTGGGGCATCCAAAGGGATGTCCAAGGTCAGTGTGCAACAGAGGTCGGTTCAGCCCGACTGTAAGCTTTGGAGGTGGGGTGCGGGGGAGGGGACAGGAAGGGCCTTAAATTAAGAGCAGAGGACGCTGCACATGACCCTGGAGATGAAGGAGGCCTAACCCTCTTCCTCCCTATCTCTGCTGGGCATCCCTGGCTCCAGCCTGGCACACGGCCCATTCTCGGCCAGGGCGAGCGGTCACTGTGGGTCAGCAGCCAGAGAGCGGCCTCCTCCAAGGTACAAGAGGGCCGGGGAGCTCAGTGAACTCATCATCCAAGGAAACGAGACAAAGGAGCCCAAACTCGCGGAACGAGTGCATGCGCACATCTCCCTCCCCGCCACGGGTCGCGGACTAGGCGCAGGCACGGACGCATCTTCCAATCCCCGCCTCCACTCGCGCCCCACCTCTTCCCTGCCCCGGCCCCCCGGGACACTTCCGGCAGAGTCCGCCACTCACCCATTTTTTTTTATGCCGCAGCCTCCGTAGAATCAGCCCAGGTCCGGACCGCCTCAGCAGCCGGCGAGCCCCAACCATAAGGCGCAAGGACGCCTCCATATTGGCCACACGTGCGCACGTTTTCGCGTCCGTCGACGTCAGCTTCCGGCGGGGACCAAGAGTGGCCGTGAAGGGTTACGGCTTGGCTGAAGCCCGGGCCGAGAGCGAGGGCTTTTATCAAGATGGCGTCCACCGCGCCGGAAGTTAGGACGCCTTGGGGGCAAGACCCCGCCCCAAGTAACGCAATAGCGTCGTAACCTAGGGGACGGGGGAAGGAGCTAGTCTTAAGGCAATGACATCAGGGTTTTGGACAAAGGCGCCACCGCCCGCCAGCTTCTGGATTCTCCCCACTCCCGCCGAACATCCAGCCCTTTCCTTGGCCTGGGATACAGGAGCTGGAATTGATCCCATTTCAGACAAGCAAACTGACCCAGAGGGAGAGGTGGCGCTTAAGGCTTCCCGACCCACTGTTAATTAAGATGGCAAACTCTGGGATGCTTAAATTGTTGGCAAAATCTAATTAAATCCTATAGCAGTAGAAAATGCTGATCTGGATACTCCAGTTCAGATCCCACTTCATTCtctagtgtgatcctgggcaagccgcTTGCTGTtgtgcctcggttttctcatctgcaaaatggggctaaCAGCAGCACCTATCCTGAGGAATAATGTGAGGATCAAGGGAAGTAAGTAGCCTCCATAtaaggtgcttactaaatgtttgctTCCATGCTGCCTGCCTCCCTAGTGTTCTGTGCAGGGTGGCACTGTTCCTAAATCCTAAGGATTCAAAAACAGGTCAAATAGTAAAGCCTGTGGACCAGgcagttattatccccattttacagatgagaaaactgaggcagacagaggtgaagtgccTTGTCCAGAGAATTATTTGGGAGGCAAGATGCCtacttgggtcttcctggctcccaaGGCcagctctaaccactgtgcaatgGGAAGAGTTGATGACTCCAAGGTTATTAGCCCCAGTAACTGAGATGATGACACTCTACAGACTCATGGTTTGGGTAAGAGCTTAGCAGCCAAGGAAAAGAGGGTCCAAGAGGAAGGAGGTGAGCCTGGCCGGACTATGAGATCTTACCCCTGACCTGTAGGAAATTGTGACCAGCAGTGAGAATGCCCCGTGCCCTCCCTTGAAAGGCAGCCACTGCCCATTTTCACAGACAACAGACACTTCCACAGATGACTGGGTTTATTCCATTGCAGTTGCTCTGAGTCACACGAGTCCCTGGCCCAAGCCCAAAAACCTCTTGTGGTAATAGGACATATGGTACAATAGCATTTGAGATCCAGGGGAATGAGAAATTATGCCAATGACATGCCCCACAAAGGGGCAAAGCCTGGAGCAGATGGCAGGTGCATGCAGatattcatttcacattttcGAAGAGTGAGTGAGCcacctagaaggaaaaaaaggatcaGGTGAGCCATAGGTGTCAGTGAtcaccatttgacagatgagaacactgaagcTCAGAGGGCAAgggactagcccagggtcacataactagcagTTTTGAGACCATATTCAAACTCGggcaggtcttcctggctcctagTCAAATTCTCTAACCTCTGAACCACCTTGTAGCACTCTCTCCAAGGACTTAGCATTTAGGACCCATCACGTGCTATCTGATTCTTTCTGTTCACCACCTCACCAGGCAACTCTGCAGGCATCTCCTGAGCTCCCAATGGCTCCTAGTTACCCAGGATTCCAAGGGAAGTTCTTAGGTCTAAAGTCTGAGGAGGGGAGGCTCCTGGGTTaaaccctcccattttacagaggaagaggtCACAGGAGCTGTCTGGATCTCAGCACTCTATTGTCTGGGCCTGTAGATGTTGCCTCAGGACCTTGGGGATCCTCACTTGGATGGGGCCTGCTCTGGCTAGGCCTTAGGGGCAGCAGCCTCAGAGATGACAACTCGTGGTGACTCACACAATGGTCTCGGGCATGCAGAAAGTCAAAGAGCTCTTCAGTACAGTCTTCCTCAGTGTGGGACCGGGAATTCACACGGTCAGCACACAGCTCCAGCTTCTCCCGGGCCTTCATGCACTTCTCCATTTGTTCACAGTACTCTCTCACAGTGTCCAGGGGGTCCTTAAGAGACACAAGAGGCAGAGTTAGGAGTCAGAGCTCTGCCCATGGCCTCACCTAGAGAATATGGTTGGGGAGACCTCACTCATGGATAACTGGCAAGAGTGCTTAGGATTCACATTCCAGCTCCTCAAGGGAGGAATGAGGGGCCCTAGAGCAGAGTTACTCCCAGCTCTGGGCTTAATTTTAGCAGAAGGTGGGTACCCACTATCTAGGTCTGTAGTAGAGCCTATAGATGCTGTCAGGAATGGGGGCAGTAGAGTTACTGACTCctctggattgggggggggggggggaagagggggactGCTGCACCAGCCAACAGTCAACAGAGGCAATGTCCTTCCACATGATCTCCATatgcc
It includes:
- the LOC100023995 gene encoding cytochrome b-c1 complex subunit 6, mitochondrial isoform X2, with product MGWGDEKRSRDGGDPKQEDDEEKELVDPLDTVREYCEQMEKCMKAREKLELCADRVNSRSHTEEDCTEELFDFLHARDHCVAHSLFENVK
- the LOC100023995 gene encoding cytochrome b-c1 complex subunit 6, mitochondrial isoform X1 translates to MGWGDEKRSRDGGDPKQEDDEEKELVDPLDTVREYCEQMEKCMKAREKLELCADRVNSRSHTEEDCTEELFDFLHARDHCVSHHELSSLRLLPLRPSQSRPHPSEDPQGPEATSTGPDNRVLRSRQLL
- the NSUN4 gene encoding 5-methylcytosine rRNA methyltransferase NSUN4, with protein sequence MEASLRLMVGARRLLRRSGPGLILRRLRHKKKWASTEPKFSSTRLALQNFDMNYKVQFGDLWPSIRVSLLSEQKYGALVNNFSTWDKTAYELEQLKAKDFVLEAQRRVQEKAFPEDPSTPALPPELETLPSPRAPWPYSPNLHCYTFTRGDISRFHPARVSSLGLLDYYLMDASSLLPVLALGVQPGDTVLDLCAGPGGKTLALLLTGCCRHLAANDISTSRTRRLKQVLHSYVPQDVSQVRVTSQDGRKWGDLERSTYDRVLVDVPCTTDRHSVLEEDNNIFKRSRKVERQMMPMLQVQLLVAGLLATKPGGVAVYSTCTLSHLQNEYVVGGAIDILANQYQIDVQVEELSSFRHLFQDTFSFFPSCPLGELVLPVLWANFGPMYFCRLRRLT